Part of the Nitrospirota bacterium genome is shown below.
ACCGCTGTAACCTGTCCGTCTTGCTGCTTCCCTCCCAAGCCGACTTGGCCGAGTTTCTCGCCCGACATCGCGTGGAAGTGATCGCCTCCCTGCCCTACTATCGCGCGACGCAGACCGACGCGCAGCGCGGCGAAGGGGTGTTTGAGAAATCGATTCAGGCGTTGCAACTGCTGAACCGAGTCGGGTACGGACAGGAGGGAACCGGGTTGTCGTTGAACTTGGTCTATAACCCCGTCGGCGCGTTCCTCCCTCCGAAACAGGAGGCGATCGAAGCGCAGTTCCGCCGAGAGTTGTCCAGCCGGTACGGCGTCACGTTCAACCGTCTCTACACCATTACCAATATGCCGATCAGCCGCTTCCTGGAATTTCTGCTGGAGAGCGGAAACTATGAAGGGTACATGGAGCGTCTGGCGAATGCCTTCAACCCCGCCGCGGCCGCCGGCGTGATGTGTCGGTACACCCTCTCGGTCGGCTGGGACGGCAGCCTTTACGACTGCGACTTCAATCAGATGTTGGCCTTACCGGTCGATCGCAGAGCGCCTCGCCATATTCGCGATTTTGATCCAGCATTCCTGCACCACCGCCTGATCGTGACCGGAAACCACTGTTACGGTTGCACGGCCGGCTCCGGTTCTTCATGCGGCGGCGCCGTCACCTAAAAAGGTTGACCGGTTCCGGGTTCGAAGCTCGAGGCTCCAACCGGCCGTACCCAAGACTTCGAACCGCGAACATCGAACTTCGAACCACACCATGGAGCTTTCGCTCGTTATCCTGCCCCTTGTGCTCGCCCTGGCGTTCGCCAACGGCACCAACGATGTGTCGAAAGCCATTGCCACGTTGGTGGGCAGCGGCGTCACCAATTACCGAACGGCCATCGCTTGGGGAAGCGCTTGGACCGTGATCGGCGCCGGTGCGTCAGGGCTGATGGCCACGGCGATGGTTAAGACGTTCAGCGTCGGACTGCTCATGCCCGACGTGACACCGCCGCCGGCATTGGCTGTGGCGGTGCTCATCGGCGCGATGACGTGGGTGCTCGTTTCGTCCCGGACCGGCCTTCCTGTCTCGACGACCCATGCCCTCACCGGCGCGATCGCCGGCGCCGGGCTGGCTGCATTCGGAAGCCCGGGACTGGTCTGGCCGGCCGTCATCGAGAAGATCGCGCTGCCCCTTCTGCTCAGCCCGTTCTTAGCTCTGATGATCTCCGTCCTGATCCATCCGGCCATCCGCTTCCTCGCCAGCCGATGGGAGGGAG
Proteins encoded:
- the arsS gene encoding arsenosugar biosynthesis radical SAM (seleno)protein ArsS (Some members of this family are selenoproteins.), translated to MQTDGRLLLTMGLTLLARQSPLASTHEQLQILEGSSCRPFETRLGEAGLHPLRATGITVFQINVGKLCNQTCRHCHVDAGPDRREVMSRDTAELCIRALAMTEIPTVDITGGAPELNPNFRWLVEQAKALGRHVMDRCNLSVLLLPSQADLAEFLARHRVEVIASLPYYRATQTDAQRGEGVFEKSIQALQLLNRVGYGQEGTGLSLNLVYNPVGAFLPPKQEAIEAQFRRELSSRYGVTFNRLYTITNMPISRFLEFLLESGNYEGYMERLANAFNPAAAAGVMCRYTLSVGWDGSLYDCDFNQMLALPVDRRAPRHIRDFDPAFLHHRLIVTGNHCYGCTAGSGSSCGGAVT